A region from the Agrococcus sp. SL85 genome encodes:
- a CDS encoding DEAD/DEAH box helicase, translating to MQTTVPTFADLGVPQKLVTALAGMDRTSPFPIQVDTLPDTLAGRDVLGRGKTGSGKTLAFAIPLVARLAGELAGGGRRKGLPLGLVLAPTRELATQIAATVTPLAKAAGLTVTTIFGGVSQRPQEAALRGGVDIVVACPGRLEDLMQQGIASLQAIEITVIDEADHMADLGFLPVVTRILSKTPQSGQRMLFSATLDNGVDKLVKKFLHDEVLHSVDEAHSPVAAMTHHLFEVEAGDKNALVRRLASGLGRRILFTRTKHQAKKLAKQLTASGIPAVDLHGNLSQNARDRNLAAFSDGSVKVLVATDVAARGVHVDHVELVVHVDPPMEHKAYLHRSGRTARAGSEGDVVTVMLPEQRRDTMQLLRKAAIDVQAQRVSALSAPVEALVGEAAPHVEPVPGGPGAGNEVQQQAGGGRSTGANAQRKRAAREARGGAAASAAHGGQSRERDDRPRRDRSGRPEAKAGRPARSGAPAAGGRSGGQRRSAGAGGGQRQQQPRGGSSVAWSSTGGGSMQAGDPGRPGAGRSGGQRGGSRRAQRPQG from the coding sequence ATGCAGACCACCGTCCCCACGTTCGCCGACCTCGGCGTGCCCCAGAAGCTCGTCACCGCCCTCGCGGGCATGGACCGCACGAGCCCCTTCCCCATCCAGGTCGACACCCTGCCCGACACGCTCGCGGGCCGCGACGTGCTCGGCCGCGGCAAGACCGGCTCGGGCAAGACCCTCGCGTTCGCCATCCCGCTCGTCGCGCGCCTCGCGGGCGAGCTCGCGGGCGGCGGCCGCCGCAAGGGCCTCCCGCTCGGCCTCGTGCTCGCGCCCACGCGCGAGCTCGCGACGCAGATCGCGGCCACCGTGACGCCGCTCGCGAAGGCCGCGGGCCTCACCGTCACCACGATCTTCGGCGGCGTCTCGCAGCGTCCGCAGGAGGCCGCGCTCCGCGGCGGCGTCGACATCGTCGTCGCCTGCCCCGGCCGCCTCGAGGACCTCATGCAGCAGGGCATCGCCTCGCTGCAGGCGATCGAGATCACCGTCATCGACGAGGCCGACCACATGGCCGACCTCGGGTTCCTGCCGGTCGTGACGCGCATCCTCTCGAAGACCCCGCAGTCGGGCCAGCGCATGCTGTTCTCGGCCACGCTCGACAACGGCGTGGACAAGCTCGTCAAGAAGTTCCTCCACGACGAGGTGCTGCACTCGGTCGACGAGGCGCACTCGCCCGTCGCGGCGATGACGCACCACCTGTTCGAGGTGGAGGCGGGCGACAAGAACGCGCTCGTGCGCCGCCTGGCCTCGGGCCTCGGCCGCCGCATCCTCTTCACCCGCACGAAGCACCAGGCGAAGAAGCTCGCCAAGCAGCTCACGGCCTCCGGCATCCCCGCGGTCGACCTGCACGGCAACCTCTCGCAGAACGCCCGCGACCGGAACCTCGCCGCCTTCTCGGACGGCTCGGTGAAGGTGCTCGTGGCGACCGACGTCGCCGCGCGCGGCGTGCACGTCGACCACGTCGAGCTCGTCGTGCACGTCGACCCGCCCATGGAGCACAAGGCCTACCTGCACCGCTCGGGCCGCACCGCGCGCGCCGGCAGCGAGGGCGACGTCGTGACCGTCATGCTCCCCGAGCAGCGCCGCGACACGATGCAGCTGCTGCGCAAGGCCGCGATCGACGTGCAGGCGCAGCGCGTCAGCGCGCTCTCGGCCCCCGTCGAGGCGCTCGTGGGCGAGGCCGCGCCGCACGTCGAGCCCGTGCCCGGCGGCCCCGGCGCCGGCAACGAGGTGCAGCAGCAGGCCGGCGGCGGCCGCTCGACGGGCGCCAACGCGCAGCGCAAGCGCGCGGCGCGCGAGGCCCGCGGCGGCGCCGCGGCATCGGCCGCGCACGGTGGGCAGTCGCGCGAGCGCGACGACCGGCCGCGCCGCGACCGCTCGGGTCGCCCGGAGGCGAAGGCGGGCCGTCCGGCCCGCTCCGGCGCCCCGGCCGCGGGCGGCCGCTCGGGCGGCCAGCGCCGCAGCGCAGGCGCGGGCGGCGGCCAGCGCCAGCAGCAGCCGCGCGGCGGCTCCTCGGTCGCGTGGTCGTCCACGGGCGGCGGCTCGATGCAGGCCGGCGACCCCGGCCGCCCGGGCGCCGGCCGCTCCGGCGGCCAGCGCGGCGGCTCGCGCCGCGCGCAGCGCCCGCAGGGCTGA